Proteins from a genomic interval of Desulfurobacterium sp. TC5-1:
- a CDS encoding HDIG domain-containing metalloprotein, which produces MKSKDLKSYITEVIERVSLPILAVACSLFITFLMLPIGFSHIPELKVGNISPVDIRSPANLIIEDKEATKLKIEKALQSLKPVFQVNPQIFTDIQNTVEKHFSANGTKEEIKPGFIADLLERYYSAGVVDDKTASDFNGKAVEVKNPLTSTVTVKEVSTFYTVSKVKKRIKSELLNFYGRKKGLEIFKFIEPLIKPNIYYSREETLKEQKEVKEKIKPVLYEIKKGELIVKKGTKLTKEDIQKINAIKNLRGRSKTINKYVSIFLISLLMFYLTYKLYFLVSPSAAKVTKNITFSFLIITLDVFLIRIFTFFAKLVVEAMNLPLKEDLIFIPVITSTVFISMFLTKKVAAIHAIPVSILPSFLLSKPSFFIIPTIIGSVFSCFDSRTYKDRNVIYKSSLFAGVGIAVSEILLLLYYNGFHFKEEFIFYPMFAIIGSGIASIIVIGLLPLFGSLFKFTTDMVYMELINLNHPLLRKLVLKAPGTYSHSVMVSTLAEAAAETIGANSLLAKAGGLFHDIGKLKNPQAFVENQQNGINMHDTIPPEKSAAILRSHVEYGVELGRKHELPEPIIDIIRQHHGTKLMKYFYAKAKEQNPDVDEKQFRYPGPKPQFKEAGIVMLADTVEAAVKSVKDKKDVDIDSLIHKLIMEDIEDGQLNQCGLSLKEINLIEKVFKKILSGVYHNRVEYPEDVKQEEDSKG; this is translated from the coding sequence ATGAAGAGTAAAGACTTGAAAAGTTACATTACCGAAGTTATTGAAAGGGTGAGTTTGCCGATTCTGGCAGTTGCTTGTTCGCTTTTCATTACATTCTTGATGCTTCCAATAGGTTTTAGCCACATTCCGGAACTGAAAGTCGGTAACATTTCACCTGTTGATATTCGTTCGCCTGCAAATTTAATAATTGAAGATAAAGAAGCCACAAAGTTGAAAATTGAAAAAGCCCTTCAGAGTCTCAAGCCTGTTTTCCAGGTGAATCCGCAAATCTTTACCGACATTCAGAACACTGTCGAAAAACATTTTTCAGCAAACGGAACAAAGGAAGAGATAAAACCAGGATTTATTGCTGACCTCCTTGAGAGGTATTACTCTGCCGGTGTAGTTGATGATAAGACAGCCTCTGATTTTAATGGGAAAGCTGTAGAGGTTAAAAATCCGCTAACGTCAACAGTTACTGTTAAAGAGGTTTCAACATTTTACACCGTTTCAAAAGTTAAAAAGAGGATTAAATCTGAGCTTCTAAACTTTTACGGCAGGAAAAAAGGACTTGAGATTTTTAAGTTTATAGAACCTCTTATAAAGCCGAACATCTATTACAGCAGGGAAGAAACTTTAAAAGAGCAGAAAGAAGTAAAAGAGAAAATCAAACCTGTCCTCTACGAAATCAAAAAGGGTGAACTTATAGTCAAGAAAGGAACAAAGCTCACCAAAGAGGATATACAGAAAATAAACGCCATTAAAAATTTAAGGGGAAGAAGTAAGACAATAAATAAGTATGTGTCAATTTTTCTTATTTCTCTACTTATGTTTTATCTTACATATAAACTTTACTTTCTTGTCAGTCCTTCTGCTGCAAAGGTTACCAAGAATATCACCTTCTCATTTCTTATAATAACGCTGGATGTTTTTCTTATAAGAATTTTTACCTTTTTTGCAAAGCTTGTAGTTGAAGCAATGAATCTCCCGCTTAAAGAGGACCTTATTTTTATTCCAGTTATTACGTCAACAGTTTTTATATCTATGTTCTTGACAAAAAAAGTTGCTGCTATTCACGCTATTCCTGTTTCTATTCTGCCGTCGTTTCTCCTTTCAAAGCCTTCATTTTTCATCATTCCGACAATTATAGGTTCTGTTTTTTCCTGTTTCGATTCAAGAACCTACAAAGATAGAAATGTCATATACAAGAGTAGCCTTTTTGCAGGTGTTGGCATTGCCGTTTCCGAAATATTACTTCTCCTCTACTATAACGGGTTTCACTTTAAAGAAGAGTTCATCTTCTATCCAATGTTTGCCATTATCGGTTCCGGAATAGCTTCAATTATCGTTATAGGGCTCTTACCTCTCTTTGGCTCTCTGTTTAAGTTCACCACAGACATGGTTTACATGGAACTTATAAATCTTAACCATCCTTTGCTCAGAAAGCTTGTTCTCAAGGCGCCAGGAACATACAGCCATTCCGTTATGGTAAGCACCCTTGCTGAAGCCGCGGCAGAAACAATAGGGGCAAATTCACTCCTCGCAAAAGCAGGTGGTCTGTTTCACGATATAGGAAAGTTGAAAAATCCTCAAGCGTTTGTTGAAAACCAGCAGAATGGGATAAACATGCACGACACAATTCCACCCGAAAAGAGCGCTGCAATCCTGCGGTCTCACGTTGAATACGGCGTTGAATTGGGAAGGAAACATGAGTTACCAGAACCTATCATAGATATTATCCGGCAACATCACGGAACAAAATTGATGAAATATTTTTACGCCAAGGCAAAAGAGCAAAATCCAGACGTTGATGAAAAACAGTTCAGATACCCGGGGCCAAAGCCTCAATTTAAAGAGGCCGGTATTGTTATGCTTGCCGATACTGTAGAAGCTGCTGTAAAGTCGGTTAAGGATAAAAAAGATGTTGACATTGACAGTCTCATTCACAAATTGATAATGGAAGATATAGAAGACGGTCAGCTTAATCAGTGCGGTTTAAGTTTGAAAGAGATTAACCTGATAGAGAAAGTGTTTAAAAAGATTCTTTCAGGTGTTTACCACAACAGGGTTGAATATCCAGAAGATGTTAAGCAGGAAGAGGATTCAAAGGGATGA
- a CDS encoding PhoH family protein, with the protein MIKISLELTPEEFYTLVGHGEENLKKIAKILNLDIGSRGTEIIVKGEKNSEEKAERFFKDMEELFHSGYSLSGSDIQMYINQLQRNAGSVVVKDEAIVTTYRGKKIVAKTPTQKKYINAIRKNTIVFGVGPAGTGKTYLAVAAAVSAFKSGQVNRLILTRPAVEAGEKLGFLPGTLQEKIDPYLKPLYDALFEMIEPDRVNLLIERNIIEIAPLAYMRGRTLNDAFIILDEAQNTTREQMKMFLTRLGFNSKVVITGDITQIDLPKKRDSGLVEATRILKGIDGIEIVEFKRDDVVRHRLVQEIIRAYEENEE; encoded by the coding sequence TTGATAAAAATTTCGCTTGAGTTGACGCCAGAAGAGTTTTATACGCTTGTCGGACATGGTGAGGAAAATCTAAAGAAGATTGCAAAGATCTTAAATCTTGACATAGGCTCTCGTGGCACTGAGATTATCGTCAAGGGTGAGAAAAATAGTGAAGAAAAGGCAGAACGTTTCTTTAAGGACATGGAAGAACTTTTCCATTCAGGATACTCTCTTTCTGGTAGTGACATTCAGATGTACATAAATCAGCTTCAGAGAAATGCAGGTAGTGTTGTAGTTAAAGATGAAGCTATTGTTACCACTTACAGAGGGAAAAAGATCGTTGCCAAAACGCCTACACAGAAAAAATACATCAATGCGATAAGAAAAAATACGATTGTTTTCGGTGTCGGTCCTGCCGGAACGGGTAAAACGTACCTCGCCGTTGCAGCTGCCGTCTCAGCTTTTAAGAGTGGACAGGTCAATAGACTCATACTTACAAGGCCTGCCGTTGAAGCTGGAGAAAAACTCGGATTTCTGCCGGGCACTCTTCAGGAAAAGATAGATCCCTACTTAAAACCTCTGTACGATGCCCTGTTTGAAATGATAGAACCTGACAGGGTAAACCTCTTGATAGAACGGAACATTATTGAGATAGCGCCTCTTGCCTATATGAGGGGAAGAACGCTTAACGATGCGTTTATTATTCTTGATGAAGCTCAGAACACGACGCGGGAACAGATGAAAATGTTTTTAACAAGGCTGGGATTCAATTCAAAGGTTGTCATAACCGGTGACATTACTCAGATAGACCTTCCCAAAAAGAGAGATTCCGGTCTCGTAGAAGCCACAAGGATTTTAAAAGGCATTGACGGAATAGAAATAGTAGAATTTAAAAGAGATGATGTGGTAAGACACAGACTTGTTCAGGAAATTATAAGGGCTTATGAGGAAAATGAAGAGTAA
- the ychF gene encoding redox-regulated ATPase YchF — translation MGFNCGIVGLPNVGKSTLFNALTNSAKAAAANFPFCTIEPNVGIVEVPDERLQKIAEIVNPKRIVPTTIEFVDIAGLVKGASKGEGLGNQFLGNIRSVDAIAHVVRCFEDPNVVHVDGGVNPVRDIETINMELIFKDLETVEKRLQKVAKQAKSGDKAARKEEEVLENLKGILERGERIHPYLEEAGEDFKKIVKELGLLTAKPVLYIANVDEEGLLEDNELVKQVKELAGREKAPVVKICAKIESELSELEPGEKEEFLKELGLKEPGLNSVIREGYRLLDLITFFTAGEQEVRAWTIKKGTKAPQAAGKIHSDIERGFIRAEVVSYEDLIREGSMQKCKEKGLVRLEGKDYEVKDGDIIYFRFNV, via the coding sequence ATGGGTTTTAACTGTGGAATAGTAGGACTTCCGAATGTTGGAAAATCAACACTTTTTAATGCATTAACAAACTCTGCAAAGGCAGCAGCTGCAAACTTTCCTTTCTGCACGATAGAGCCAAATGTTGGAATAGTTGAAGTTCCCGATGAGAGGCTTCAAAAAATAGCCGAAATCGTTAACCCTAAAAGGATAGTTCCGACAACAATAGAGTTTGTTGACATAGCCGGACTTGTGAAAGGTGCAAGCAAGGGTGAAGGTCTTGGAAACCAATTTTTGGGAAATATCAGAAGTGTTGATGCTATAGCTCATGTTGTGAGATGTTTTGAAGACCCAAATGTTGTTCATGTTGATGGTGGAGTAAATCCGGTAAGAGATATTGAAACGATAAACATGGAACTGATATTTAAAGACCTTGAAACCGTTGAAAAGAGACTTCAAAAAGTTGCCAAGCAGGCAAAGTCCGGCGACAAGGCTGCAAGGAAAGAAGAGGAAGTACTTGAAAATCTTAAAGGAATCTTAGAAAGGGGAGAGAGAATTCACCCTTACCTTGAGGAGGCAGGAGAAGATTTCAAAAAAATTGTAAAAGAGCTGGGACTTTTAACTGCAAAGCCTGTTCTCTACATAGCAAACGTTGATGAAGAGGGCCTTTTAGAGGATAACGAATTGGTTAAACAGGTAAAAGAATTAGCGGGGAGAGAGAAAGCCCCGGTAGTTAAGATATGTGCAAAAATAGAATCAGAACTTTCCGAGCTTGAACCGGGAGAAAAAGAAGAGTTCCTCAAAGAATTGGGACTAAAAGAGCCGGGGCTTAATAGTGTTATAAGGGAAGGCTACAGATTGCTTGATTTGATAACATTTTTCACCGCAGGTGAACAGGAAGTGAGAGCTTGGACTATTAAAAAAGGAACAAAAGCTCCTCAGGCTGCCGGAAAAATTCACTCTGACATTGAGAGAGGTTTCATAAGGGCAGAAGTTGTAAGCTATGAAGACCTTATAAGAGAAGGTTCTATGCAGAAGTGTAAAGAAAAGGGACTCGTCAGACTTGAAGGAAAAGATTATGAAGTGAAAGACGGTGATATTATCTATTTCCGATTCAATGTTTAA
- the thiL gene encoding thiamine-phosphate kinase, whose translation MKEFDLIEKISRFFKSPAKGIGIGDDTAAIRSGYEYHLITVDTLTEGTHYRKEWRKVFPHLYRSIGWKLLAVSVSDIASMGGMPHAAVTSFTLKKDFEEGEIVELAKGLSAACNHFNVLLVGGDTVKGNCEAFSLTLTGEAEEIMTRSAAKPGDLVAVTGICGDAAAGLNIIESGKIDTIEKRKLVERFLFPRPSIEMGKRLVLSGVKCCMDNSDGLLLTCHEIASKSNVAVNLESKKIPVSKEVKKLFGDKAFKFALSGGEDFNLVFTFPESLKSLFKKEKNVFIIGRVTEGSGTYIDGKPAQISSFDHFGG comes from the coding sequence TTGAAAGAGTTTGATCTCATAGAAAAAATTTCTCGATTTTTTAAAAGTCCTGCAAAGGGGATTGGTATAGGTGACGACACTGCAGCAATAAGATCAGGATACGAATACCACCTGATAACTGTTGATACACTGACAGAGGGTACACATTACAGAAAAGAGTGGAGAAAGGTGTTTCCCCATCTTTACAGAAGCATCGGCTGGAAGTTGCTTGCTGTTTCCGTCAGCGACATCGCTTCTATGGGTGGAATGCCTCACGCTGCGGTAACATCATTCACGCTGAAAAAGGATTTCGAGGAAGGTGAAATAGTTGAACTTGCAAAAGGTTTATCGGCTGCCTGCAACCACTTTAACGTGCTTTTGGTAGGCGGTGACACTGTAAAGGGAAATTGTGAGGCATTTTCTCTAACACTGACGGGAGAGGCCGAGGAGATAATGACGCGGAGTGCGGCAAAGCCTGGTGACCTTGTTGCGGTTACGGGGATCTGTGGTGACGCAGCAGCAGGACTGAACATCATTGAATCGGGAAAGATAGACACGATAGAAAAGCGGAAACTTGTTGAAAGATTTCTATTTCCCCGTCCATCCATTGAGATGGGAAAGAGGTTAGTCCTTTCTGGTGTAAAGTGCTGTATGGACAACAGTGACGGTCTTCTTCTTACCTGTCATGAAATAGCTTCAAAGAGCAATGTTGCAGTGAACTTGGAATCCAAGAAGATACCGGTGTCTAAAGAAGTCAAAAAACTATTTGGAGATAAAGCTTTCAAATTTGCCCTATCAGGTGGAGAGGACTTTAACCTTGTTTTTACATTTCCAGAATCGCTAAAAAGCCTGTTTAAAAAAGAGAAAAATGTCTTTATAATTGGCAGAGTCACGGAAGGCAGTGGAACGTACATAGACGGAAAACCTGCACAGATTTCTTCATTTGACCACTTTGGAGGCTGA
- a CDS encoding undecaprenyl-diphosphate phosphatase, whose amino-acid sequence MTVIDSIILGIIEGITEFLPISSTGHMIIASTFMGLKQDAFQQTFEVVIQLGAILAVVLIYFEKLKSNVTLWKKLITAFIPTGILGLLLHKIIEEKLFNPVVVSISLIVWGIFFIIIELMYKAKEHTIHKPEDISYFKSVLMGLFQSLAMVPGTSRSGATISGGLILGMDRVTATEFSFLLAIPTMGAATGLELVKNYHTLSFNNLTVLAIGFITAFIFAYISVKWLLKFIKTHTFIPFGIYRIILGIIVLALLYR is encoded by the coding sequence ATGACCGTTATTGATTCCATAATCCTTGGTATCATAGAAGGTATAACGGAATTTTTACCCATATCTTCCACGGGCCACATGATAATAGCTTCAACCTTCATGGGACTAAAGCAGGATGCATTTCAGCAAACATTTGAAGTCGTAATTCAGCTTGGTGCCATATTAGCCGTTGTTTTGATATATTTTGAAAAGCTTAAAAGCAATGTAACGTTGTGGAAAAAACTGATAACCGCTTTTATTCCCACCGGCATTTTGGGACTTCTTCTTCACAAAATCATAGAGGAAAAGCTTTTCAATCCGGTAGTTGTAAGTATCTCTCTTATTGTTTGGGGTATCTTTTTCATTATTATTGAACTGATGTATAAGGCAAAAGAACACACAATTCACAAACCGGAAGACATCAGTTATTTTAAATCTGTTCTTATGGGACTTTTCCAGTCGTTAGCAATGGTTCCGGGAACATCCCGTTCAGGTGCCACGATAAGCGGTGGTCTCATACTCGGAATGGACAGAGTAACGGCCACAGAGTTTTCATTCCTGTTAGCAATACCTACGATGGGAGCGGCAACAGGGCTTGAGCTTGTCAAAAATTACCACACGCTATCGTTTAACAATCTCACTGTTCTTGCAATAGGATTTATCACAGCCTTTATCTTTGCTTACATCTCAGTAAAATGGCTTCTCAAATTCATTAAAACCCATACTTTCATACCGTTTGGTATATATCGCATCATTTTAGGTATAATCGTACTCGCCCTGCTTTATAGATAG